One part of the Acidobacteriota bacterium genome encodes these proteins:
- the ffh gene encoding signal recognition particle protein — protein sequence MLEGLQERLARVTKTLRGEGHLTEYHIDTALREIRLALLEADVSVEVVSGFVDRVRTRALGKEVLNSVTPAQMVTKIVHEELVALLGGDTTDLDFKGRPSVVMLVGLQGSGKTTTAAKMARWIKDRKGLFPLLVPADTSRPAAREQLLVLGEKASIPTVDTRDMDDPEAIAKRALREASIKGYQVLIFDTAGRLHIDDELMGQLQRLKEILKPKQILFVADAMTGQDAVRSARAFHERLEITGVILTKLDGDARGGAALSVREVVGKPIVYAGVGEQIENLEQFHPDRMAGRILGMGDVLTLVEKAQDAVDEKKARRLEAKLKKNKFDLEDLREQLKSLKKMGPLQSVMEMVPGMGGVMPEGGMGEGQERQLRRMEACIDSMTPRERRHPQLLNGSRKKRIAKGSGTSVEEINRLLRQYGQMRKLMKRLGKADPRALKRQLGIG from the coding sequence ATGTTGGAAGGGCTTCAGGAACGTCTGGCTCGTGTCACAAAGACTCTCAGAGGCGAGGGCCACCTGACCGAGTACCACATCGACACCGCTCTGCGGGAGATCAGGCTCGCGCTGCTCGAGGCGGATGTCAGCGTCGAGGTCGTCTCCGGGTTCGTCGATCGGGTGCGTACCAGAGCCCTCGGCAAGGAAGTCCTGAACTCCGTGACTCCCGCCCAGATGGTGACCAAAATCGTCCATGAGGAACTGGTCGCTTTGCTCGGTGGTGACACCACCGACCTCGATTTCAAGGGGCGCCCGTCGGTGGTGATGCTGGTGGGGCTGCAGGGTTCGGGAAAGACAACCACCGCGGCCAAGATGGCTCGCTGGATCAAGGATCGTAAAGGCCTTTTCCCGCTGCTGGTTCCGGCTGACACGTCACGCCCTGCGGCTCGTGAACAGCTGTTGGTCTTGGGCGAGAAGGCGTCCATTCCGACAGTCGACACACGGGATATGGACGATCCGGAGGCAATTGCCAAGCGAGCCTTGCGCGAGGCGTCGATCAAGGGCTATCAGGTGCTCATTTTCGACACCGCCGGCAGGCTCCACATCGATGATGAGCTCATGGGGCAGCTTCAGCGTTTGAAGGAGATTCTCAAGCCAAAGCAGATCCTGTTTGTCGCCGATGCGATGACCGGTCAGGACGCCGTGCGGTCGGCGCGCGCGTTTCACGAGCGCCTCGAGATAACGGGCGTCATTCTTACCAAGCTCGACGGTGACGCCCGCGGCGGAGCCGCATTGTCGGTTCGCGAGGTTGTCGGTAAACCGATCGTTTACGCAGGTGTTGGAGAGCAGATCGAGAACCTGGAGCAGTTTCACCCGGACCGCATGGCGGGGCGCATTCTCGGGATGGGCGATGTGTTGACCTTGGTCGAAAAGGCCCAGGATGCGGTGGACGAAAAGAAAGCCCGTCGACTCGAGGCGAAGCTCAAGAAAAACAAGTTCGACCTGGAAGATCTTCGCGAGCAGCTCAAGAGCCTCAAGAAAATGGGGCCACTGCAATCGGTAATGGAAATGGTGCCGGGTATGGGTGGCGTGATGCCCGAGGGTGGCATGGGTGAGGGGCAAGAGCGCCAACTCCGTCGGATGGAGGCGTGCATCGATTCCATGACGCCCCGTGAACGACGTCATCCGCAGCTCCTGAACGGTTCGCGAAAAAAGAGAATTGCAAAGGGCTCTGGAACAAGCGTGGAAGAAATCAATCGCCTCTTGCGTCAATACGGACAGATGCGTAAGCTCATGAAGCGTCTGGGCAAGGCCGATCCCCGTGCGCTGAAGCGTCAATTGGGAATCGGCTGA
- the rpsP gene encoding 30S ribosomal protein S16, with product MLMIRLRRGGGKSNPVYRVVVSDSRKDTQADYLDQVGFYNPHLDPPEIRLDLEKVEKWQSQGAGVSETVRSLIRKAQQQQ from the coding sequence ATGTTGATGATCAGATTGCGACGCGGGGGTGGAAAGAGCAACCCCGTCTATCGTGTTGTGGTGTCGGATTCACGGAAGGACACCCAGGCCGACTATCTTGACCAGGTCGGTTTTTACAACCCCCATCTGGATCCGCCCGAGATCCGATTAGACCTCGAGAAAGTGGAGAAATGGCAGAGCCAGGGTGCAGGTGTATCCGAAACTGTGCGATCCTTAATCCGTAAGGCTCAACAGCAGCAGTGA
- a CDS encoding KH domain-containing protein yields MKDLLEEIAKALVDNPEDVSVTEVEGEQTTVLELRVRNEDLGKVIGRQGRTARAIRTLLAAAGMKVQKRFVLEILE; encoded by the coding sequence ATGAAAGACCTGCTGGAAGAGATCGCGAAGGCACTGGTAGACAACCCGGAAGACGTATCCGTGACGGAAGTCGAGGGCGAGCAGACGACGGTACTCGAGCTTCGGGTGCGAAACGAGGACCTTGGAAAGGTGATCGGACGCCAGGGTCGAACAGCTCGAGCTATCAGGACGCTGCTGGCTGCGGCGGGCATGAAGGTTCAGAAACGCTTCGTGCTCGAGATTCTCGAGTAG
- a CDS encoding NAD(P)/FAD-dependent oxidoreductase, whose product MESIAVVGAGLAGLTAALRLTEAGFRVKVFERYPRPGGLARTVDVEGELLEAFYHHLFTSDSAYMSLADELGVADLVEWLPSRMGIWADGALWDFGTPQSLLRFRPLSMVDKIRFGLSTLLLQHSKDPSRFEHVTAFDWVSRHQGNRVWRTVWGPLFHQKFAEDAEKVAMVWLWGKLCLRGKSRSASGMGERLGYMRGSFAKLVEALEGRLEAGGTELCLNDAARRIERSGRAFTIETRKSSWSADRVLVATPVPDYLEIAGHLLQPDERANLGKLRATGAICTILELEHSLTPFYWLNIADTDMPFGGLIEHTNYIPRNRYGGRHVLYISNYLFPDHPLFKAPKKEVLATYLPALARVNPTFDPSWVLESHHFRAEYAQPVVPVGYREQIPSFRASCAGLYLCTMAQIFPEDRGQNYAVAYGERAAKVVLDDIGI is encoded by the coding sequence ATGGAAAGCATCGCGGTCGTCGGAGCCGGTCTCGCAGGATTGACGGCGGCTCTTCGGCTCACCGAAGCAGGCTTCAGGGTCAAGGTCTTCGAACGTTACCCCAGACCCGGCGGCCTGGCCCGTACCGTGGACGTCGAAGGTGAACTGCTCGAAGCCTTCTATCACCACCTCTTCACAAGTGATTCAGCCTACATGTCGCTCGCCGACGAACTCGGGGTCGCCGATCTCGTCGAGTGGCTGCCGTCGCGAATGGGGATATGGGCGGACGGCGCGCTCTGGGATTTCGGGACTCCACAGTCCTTGCTACGGTTTCGACCTCTTTCGATGGTGGATAAGATCCGATTCGGCCTGTCGACCCTGCTGCTACAGCACAGCAAGGACCCATCTCGCTTCGAACACGTCACAGCGTTTGACTGGGTCAGCCGCCATCAGGGAAACAGGGTCTGGCGAACCGTTTGGGGGCCACTCTTTCACCAGAAGTTCGCGGAGGATGCCGAAAAGGTCGCGATGGTCTGGCTCTGGGGCAAGCTCTGCCTGAGAGGAAAATCGCGGTCAGCGTCCGGCATGGGCGAGCGGCTCGGATACATGCGCGGGTCTTTCGCCAAGCTCGTCGAAGCACTCGAAGGCCGCCTCGAGGCGGGCGGCACCGAGCTGTGCTTGAACGATGCCGCGCGACGTATCGAACGATCCGGCAGGGCATTCACTATCGAAACCCGGAAGTCGAGCTGGTCCGCCGATCGCGTCCTGGTCGCTACGCCGGTCCCGGACTACCTCGAGATCGCCGGCCACCTGCTCCAACCCGACGAGCGCGCCAACCTCGGCAAGCTCAGGGCGACTGGCGCGATCTGCACGATTCTCGAGCTCGAACACTCTCTCACTCCCTTCTACTGGCTCAACATCGCCGACACGGACATGCCCTTCGGCGGCCTCATCGAGCACACCAATTACATTCCGAGAAACCGCTATGGAGGGCGGCACGTCCTCTACATCTCGAACTACCTCTTCCCGGACCACCCGCTGTTCAAGGCGCCCAAAAAAGAGGTCCTCGCCACGTACCTGCCGGCCCTGGCACGCGTTAACCCGACCTTCGACCCGTCGTGGGTGCTCGAGAGCCACCACTTCCGGGCGGAGTACGCTCAGCCAGTCGTGCCGGTAGGATACAGGGAGCAGATCCCTTCATTCCGCGCGTCCTGCGCAGGCCTCTACCTCTGCACGATGGCGCAGATCTTCCCCGAAGACCGCGGACAGAATTACGCCGTCGCCTACGGCGAACGCGCCGCGAAGGTGGTTTTAGACGACATTGGAATCTAA
- a CDS encoding SAM-dependent methyltransferase, producing MIEEIDNRGGEVPFDVFMELALYHPEHGYYSHEEPRYGRDGDFLTAPTASEWYTGVLSRLLVAVAATSGPIRFIDVASGDGAVIAGILEPLGGTASDVLSEVISVERSASMLDRQKSILRSTPASIRWCGQVHWIDPSPTPTVVHASELYDALPVARLVGGRGGPEELVVAVSRGELAWKRRPPRDEVADYVTGHEIELEEGQIAEVNLGAESLHAAVLSVVGGCGLSLVLDYGYETRRLYDPRGRRGGSLTTFSRHQLGRDPLASPGEVDLTAHVNWADLRRAADSAGWREVGLWSLAEFLVRAGIAVELEERGLGMEAALDAATVTARQEVKRLLDPEGMGSDLKVLVQAKGEMKEVAQAILELPNAN from the coding sequence ATGATCGAAGAGATCGACAACCGTGGAGGCGAAGTGCCATTCGACGTGTTCATGGAACTCGCCCTTTACCACCCGGAACACGGGTACTACTCGCACGAGGAACCGCGATACGGCAGGGATGGCGACTTCCTGACCGCGCCTACTGCATCCGAGTGGTATACCGGGGTCCTGAGCCGGCTGCTGGTAGCGGTGGCCGCCACGTCCGGCCCGATTCGGTTCATCGACGTTGCTTCCGGTGACGGAGCGGTGATCGCCGGGATCCTCGAACCGCTCGGGGGAACTGCGTCTGATGTCTTGAGCGAGGTGATCTCGGTCGAGAGATCGGCCTCCATGCTCGACCGTCAGAAGTCAATTCTTCGCAGCACCCCCGCATCGATCCGTTGGTGTGGTCAGGTGCACTGGATCGATCCGTCACCGACGCCGACCGTCGTACACGCCTCCGAGCTCTACGACGCGTTGCCCGTCGCACGGCTGGTCGGTGGGCGCGGCGGTCCGGAGGAGCTCGTGGTTGCGGTAAGCCGCGGGGAGTTGGCTTGGAAAAGGAGGCCGCCGCGCGACGAGGTCGCCGATTACGTCACCGGACACGAAATCGAGCTCGAAGAAGGCCAAATTGCCGAGGTCAATCTCGGCGCCGAGTCTTTGCACGCAGCGGTTCTCTCCGTAGTTGGAGGGTGCGGCCTGAGCCTAGTCCTCGACTACGGCTACGAAACTCGCAGGCTCTACGATCCGAGGGGCAGGAGGGGGGGGTCGTTGACCACCTTCAGCCGCCACCAGCTCGGGCGTGATCCGCTGGCATCACCGGGGGAAGTCGATCTCACCGCCCACGTGAACTGGGCAGATTTGCGTCGTGCCGCCGATAGCGCCGGCTGGAGGGAGGTCGGACTGTGGTCGCTGGCTGAATTCCTCGTGCGCGCGGGAATTGCCGTAGAGCTTGAGGAGCGGGGATTGGGCATGGAGGCCGCGCTCGACGCGGCAACGGTGACTGCCCGCCAGGAGGTCAAAAGGCTCCTGGACCCGGAGGGGATGGGTAGCGACCTCAAGGTGCTCGTGCAGGCGAAGGGGGAGATGAAGGAGGTCGCTCAAGCGATTTTGGAGCTGCCGAACGCCAATTAA
- a CDS encoding mechanosensitive ion channel family protein, with amino-acid sequence MHPTWYGRFPLQVDSSAFWQTGPFRLWAHRSAREWKVASAQGRDALERSLLVEVPSDRREPPQGSKIRRIGYQKTPEDLVLNPVLADRPVVVTPEEPFHVPPDEKITVFISTPVWVEVSLGDSSVPVLDEPTHRPTDTWFGQSPMKGELCYATRTAARMNLDNVPSRPHRVISVVDIKNRAKIMEVLFEVADRNPLVLDNPRPQFSYDEYGDSGLEVRFGVWVAKENIWEVRNSIRLEIKDAFDREDIEIPFPHRTLYAGSVTEPFPVRMVGSEPGPARDRSG; translated from the coding sequence ATGCACCCGACATGGTACGGGCGGTTCCCGCTGCAGGTGGATTCGTCCGCCTTTTGGCAGACGGGGCCTTTTCGGCTCTGGGCCCACCGCTCCGCACGTGAATGGAAGGTAGCGTCGGCGCAGGGTCGGGACGCGTTGGAGCGCTCACTCCTGGTCGAGGTCCCGAGCGATCGTCGCGAACCCCCTCAAGGCTCGAAAATACGGCGAATCGGATATCAGAAGACCCCTGAAGATCTCGTCCTGAACCCGGTTCTCGCCGATCGCCCTGTGGTGGTGACCCCCGAGGAGCCGTTCCATGTACCACCCGACGAGAAGATCACCGTCTTCATCAGTACGCCTGTCTGGGTCGAGGTTTCTCTGGGGGACTCGAGCGTGCCGGTCCTGGATGAACCCACCCACCGACCGACCGATACCTGGTTCGGACAATCTCCTATGAAGGGTGAGCTGTGCTACGCGACCAGGACCGCTGCACGCATGAATCTCGACAACGTGCCATCACGACCTCATCGCGTGATCTCCGTCGTCGATATAAAGAACAGGGCCAAGATCATGGAGGTACTTTTCGAAGTAGCCGATCGGAACCCGCTGGTTCTCGACAATCCCAGGCCACAGTTCTCCTACGACGAATACGGGGACTCGGGCCTTGAGGTCCGATTCGGCGTGTGGGTCGCTAAGGAAAACATTTGGGAGGTCCGCAACTCGATTCGGCTGGAAATAAAGGACGCGTTCGATCGCGAAGACATCGAGATCCCCTTCCCGCATCGGACGCTCTACGCCGGAAGCGTGACCGAGCCATTTCCGGTGCGGATGGTAGGGTCGGAGCCGGGCCCGGCTCGAGACCGGTCCGGGTAG
- a CDS encoding zinc transporter ZntB — protein sequence MSEGNGLIFGWVLDGNGGGTPVDWDGARTWEPADGSLWLHLDRATDSSTQWLTDESGLDSIVVDALLAEETRPRAAKMGTGLLVILRGVNLNPGADPEDMVAVRLWIDENRVISIRARPVMAVADIDQDIQADRGPRNSSEFLAELAAGLVNRMAPVVDELDDLTDGLEDQLLTGESHEIRPGLRDVRRTAIALRRHLAPQRDAMTRIQTEDAPWFDNRQKARLREVTDRVIHYVEDLDEIRERAAVVQDELMNRLSEQMNRNMFMLSVVAAIMLPLGFLTGLLGINVGGIPGADSNAGFLIVCALLAGVTAIEIIVLRRLRWI from the coding sequence ATGAGCGAAGGGAACGGGCTGATCTTCGGCTGGGTTTTGGACGGCAATGGTGGCGGAACGCCGGTCGACTGGGACGGTGCCAGAACATGGGAACCAGCCGACGGCTCACTGTGGCTGCACCTCGATCGCGCAACCGACTCGAGCACGCAGTGGTTGACTGACGAAAGTGGCCTGGACTCCATTGTTGTAGACGCCCTCCTCGCGGAGGAAACGCGGCCGCGAGCGGCCAAAATGGGAACGGGTCTGCTGGTGATCCTGCGAGGGGTCAACCTGAACCCCGGGGCCGACCCTGAAGACATGGTCGCGGTGAGGCTGTGGATTGACGAAAACCGCGTGATCAGCATACGGGCACGCCCTGTGATGGCGGTGGCGGACATCGATCAGGACATTCAGGCCGACAGGGGGCCCCGGAACTCGTCCGAGTTCCTGGCGGAGCTCGCTGCGGGTCTCGTGAATCGGATGGCTCCGGTGGTTGATGAGCTCGATGATCTCACCGACGGTCTGGAGGACCAGCTTCTGACCGGCGAGAGCCATGAAATCCGCCCCGGACTTCGCGACGTGCGCCGCACGGCGATCGCCCTGCGCCGCCACCTCGCGCCGCAACGAGATGCCATGACCAGGATCCAGACCGAGGACGCGCCCTGGTTCGACAATCGCCAGAAGGCACGCCTGCGAGAGGTGACTGATCGGGTGATACATTACGTCGAGGACCTCGACGAAATTCGTGAACGGGCTGCGGTGGTGCAGGACGAGCTGATGAACCGGCTGTCTGAGCAGATGAACAGGAACATGTTCATGCTGTCGGTGGTGGCAGCGATCATGCTGCCGTTGGGTTTTCTCACAGGTCTGCTCGGTATCAACGTCGGCGGCATTCCGGGCGCCGACAGCAACGCCGGTTTTCTGATCGTTTGTGCTCTACTCGCGGGAGTCACCGCGATCGAGATCATCGTCCTGCGCCGGCTGCGCTGGATTTGA
- the aspA gene encoding aspartate ammonia-lyase (catalyzes the formation of fumarate from aspartate) gives MRVNETIATRTEHDTLGPMEVPADSLYGAQTARAVENFPISGWVLPGSFVRALAAIKVAFARAHGRLGLLPEEHATIIAICAAEIAAGEHLDNFPVDVFQTGSGTSTNMNMNEVVAHLANLRLGGDPAERRPVHPNDHVNLGQSSNDVIPAALRIASWRAWDERLQPALRLVADELQRLADSHRSTVTLGRTHLMDAVPTTYGRIFDQWVRRLNKATGRVEATANELRELPLGGTAVGTGFGANREAVELALGVLSEETGIDFSAAPNPASHIAAQDPVISHADSLAGSARVLLTIANDLRLRGSGPFGGLGELSLPAVQPGSSIMPGKVNPVIPEAVAQAAIQVEGLASACRATAFLHQLDLSHSNPLLAWNLDVMNTLVANSATVLSTRCLSDLTVNRKRAMAHAEASPALATALAGRIGYDAASEVAKAAERDGQPVSVAARSRELMSAEELDGLLDVNRIAGVDE, from the coding sequence ATGCGCGTCAACGAGACCATCGCCACTCGCACCGAGCACGACACTTTGGGCCCGATGGAGGTCCCTGCCGACAGCCTTTACGGAGCCCAGACGGCTCGCGCGGTGGAGAACTTCCCGATCAGCGGCTGGGTACTGCCCGGCTCCTTTGTGCGCGCGCTGGCTGCGATCAAGGTCGCCTTCGCCCGCGCCCATGGCCGTCTCGGACTGCTGCCGGAGGAGCACGCCACGATTATCGCCATCTGCGCGGCCGAGATCGCAGCGGGAGAGCACCTGGACAACTTCCCGGTCGATGTGTTCCAGACCGGCTCCGGCACTTCAACCAACATGAACATGAATGAGGTCGTGGCCCACCTCGCGAACCTTCGCCTCGGCGGTGATCCGGCGGAACGGCGACCGGTACACCCGAACGACCACGTCAACCTCGGCCAGTCGTCGAACGACGTGATCCCGGCGGCCCTGCGTATCGCCTCGTGGCGCGCCTGGGACGAACGGCTGCAACCAGCTCTTCGCCTGGTCGCTGACGAGCTCCAGCGCCTCGCGGATTCCCACCGATCCACGGTCACCCTCGGCCGCACCCACCTGATGGACGCCGTGCCAACCACCTATGGAAGGATCTTCGACCAGTGGGTCCGGCGGCTGAACAAAGCGACTGGTCGGGTCGAGGCAACCGCGAACGAGCTGCGCGAACTGCCACTCGGAGGGACCGCGGTCGGAACGGGCTTCGGGGCGAATCGCGAAGCGGTGGAGCTGGCGCTGGGCGTGCTCAGTGAAGAGACCGGCATCGACTTTTCCGCCGCACCCAACCCGGCCAGCCACATCGCCGCTCAGGATCCGGTCATCAGCCATGCCGACTCTCTGGCAGGGTCCGCCCGGGTTCTGCTGACAATTGCCAATGACCTGAGATTGCGCGGCTCGGGACCGTTCGGAGGGCTCGGAGAGCTTTCCCTTCCGGCCGTCCAGCCGGGATCATCCATCATGCCCGGCAAGGTCAACCCGGTGATCCCGGAGGCGGTAGCCCAGGCCGCAATCCAGGTTGAAGGCCTGGCCTCGGCCTGCCGGGCTACTGCCTTCCTGCATCAACTCGATCTCTCCCACAGCAATCCGCTTCTGGCATGGAACCTGGATGTCATGAACACCCTGGTCGCCAACTCCGCCACCGTGCTCTCGACTCGGTGCCTCTCTGACCTCACAGTCAACCGGAAACGTGCCATGGCCCACGCAGAGGCGAGCCCGGCCCTGGCAACCGCTCTCGCAGGGCGCATAGGCTATGACGCCGCTTCGGAGGTGGCCAAGGCCGCCGAGCGTGACGGTCAGCCAGTTTCCGTTGCCGCGCGATCGCGGGAGCTGATGTCAGCCGAAGAGCTCGATGGTCTGCTCGATGTGAACCGCATCGCGGGCGTCGATGAGTAA
- the trxA gene encoding thioredoxin gives MAGNAMEITDANFEETILNAGKPALVDFWAVWCGPCRVIGPIVEEIADEYGDRVVVGKLDVDANRETAVKYGIQAIPTLLLVNNGEIADRIVGVTDKASLSSKLESLL, from the coding sequence ATGGCAGGCAACGCAATGGAGATTACCGACGCGAATTTCGAAGAAACCATCTTGAACGCGGGCAAGCCCGCGCTGGTCGATTTCTGGGCCGTGTGGTGTGGCCCGTGCCGAGTGATTGGCCCGATTGTCGAAGAGATTGCCGACGAGTATGGTGACCGAGTAGTCGTAGGCAAACTCGATGTCGATGCGAACCGTGAAACGGCAGTCAAATACGGGATCCAAGCGATCCCGACCTTGCTGCTGGTCAACAACGGCGAAATCGCCGATCGAATCGTCGGCGTGACGGACAAAGCGAGTCTTTCATCGAAGCTGGAAAGTCTCCTATAG
- a CDS encoding helix-turn-helix transcriptional regulator, producing MGAEHPIVLEPQCPSEGDTRIVEFLRLARALTQSTWVELELRPVGTAPASRYLLGERKKKACTLQLQAGIDFEATLRLGAVTKPEPDIIDLLSSALQRSLEFHGLLIRTSLLGRVLEEASHSVIIFDDEARVLYANPPADNILSLQTEHEMQARTDGWPAQPLFTLLCSLVEQAVAGEAGTPHWRGVIDLADGRMMGCEVTRVAVANDDAVNAVLVTLQTPASVSKVRIQDFASSHHLSRRELEVLHLLGQGLTTAAMAEKLGISPHTVRDHLKHLYRKTGTKGRSELLGLISRATALTAQT from the coding sequence ATGGGCGCCGAACACCCGATCGTGCTCGAGCCGCAGTGCCCGAGCGAAGGTGACACCAGGATTGTCGAATTCCTGCGCCTCGCGAGGGCATTGACACAGTCCACGTGGGTCGAGCTTGAGCTGCGGCCGGTTGGAACGGCTCCCGCCAGTAGATACCTCCTGGGCGAGAGAAAGAAAAAGGCCTGTACGCTGCAGCTCCAGGCTGGTATTGACTTCGAAGCCACCCTTCGACTCGGGGCGGTAACGAAGCCCGAACCCGACATCATCGACCTGCTCTCGTCCGCACTCCAGCGCAGCCTCGAATTTCACGGTCTGCTCATCCGTACGTCGCTCCTCGGGCGCGTGCTGGAGGAGGCTTCTCACTCGGTCATAATCTTCGACGATGAGGCCAGAGTTCTGTACGCAAATCCACCGGCCGACAACATCCTGTCACTGCAGACCGAACATGAAATGCAGGCCAGAACCGATGGCTGGCCCGCTCAGCCTCTGTTTACCCTGCTCTGTTCACTGGTTGAGCAGGCGGTTGCCGGCGAAGCCGGCACCCCTCATTGGAGAGGAGTCATAGACCTCGCTGACGGTCGGATGATGGGTTGCGAGGTGACGCGTGTCGCAGTCGCGAACGACGACGCGGTCAACGCGGTGTTGGTGACTCTGCAGACTCCGGCATCTGTCTCGAAGGTCAGGATCCAGGATTTCGCGTCGAGCCACCATCTCAGTCGGAGGGAGCTCGAGGTCTTGCACCTCCTCGGCCAAGGCCTGACGACCGCGGCGATGGCGGAGAAGCTTGGTATCAGCCCGCATACCGTTCGAGACCACTTGAAGCACCTTTACCGGAAGACGGGCACCAAGGGACGAAGCGAGTTGTTGGGACTGATATCGAGAGCGACCGCCCTCACCGCCCAGACGTGA
- a CDS encoding proline--tRNA ligase: MRWTQTFIPTLRQDPSDAEVVSHRLMTRAALIAKVAAGIYNYLPLGWRSLSKLQVIIREEMEHAGSAELVMPAIQPAELWQESGRWFEYGPELLRMKDRHDREFCFGPTHEEVITDLVRRTVTSYRQLPVSLFQIQTKFRDEIRPRFGLMRGREFIMKDAYTFHADAADLDVAYRAMERAYRRVFERCGLGYTQVEADTGNIGGSESHEFMVLADTGEDAILSCPACGYGANVEKAQAGPVEPAPGWPRECPGSPETVATPEMRSVEEVAEYLGISPAHLIKTLIFETDEEFVAVLIRGDLEVNEVKLKNELGCTHLQLASEAKIEEVTGGPQGFSGPVGLERVRVLADPSVTALEVAATGANAADAHLVGVVPGRDFEPTAVVELRLATAGDPCPKCGKPLVEKRGIEVGHIFKLGTKYSKAMGCNFQDADGNESPMIMGCYGLGVGRTVAAAVEQNHDDKGIVWPLPLAPYEVVLVTLNSDKPEVVEAAEALYSQFQEAGIDVLFDDRTERPGVKFNDMDLIGFPVRVVLGKRGLEAGEVEISLRKDGEKRPTPIAEMVGAVESLLNELRS; the protein is encoded by the coding sequence ATGCGCTGGACCCAGACCTTCATTCCCACGCTGCGACAAGATCCTTCGGATGCCGAGGTCGTATCGCACAGGCTGATGACCCGCGCCGCGCTGATCGCAAAGGTCGCGGCGGGCATCTACAACTACCTGCCCCTAGGCTGGAGATCCCTGTCGAAACTGCAGGTCATCATCCGCGAGGAGATGGAACATGCCGGCTCTGCCGAGCTCGTGATGCCCGCAATTCAGCCTGCGGAGCTCTGGCAGGAATCCGGGCGGTGGTTCGAATACGGGCCGGAGCTGCTCCGCATGAAAGATCGGCATGATCGTGAATTCTGCTTCGGCCCGACCCATGAAGAGGTCATCACTGACCTGGTCCGACGGACGGTCACCTCGTACCGTCAGTTGCCGGTGAGTCTGTTCCAGATTCAGACCAAGTTTCGGGATGAGATCAGGCCCCGGTTCGGTCTGATGCGCGGCCGTGAGTTCATCATGAAGGACGCGTACACCTTCCACGCCGACGCTGCGGATCTCGACGTCGCGTACCGCGCCATGGAGAGAGCATATCGCAGGGTATTCGAACGTTGTGGCCTCGGCTATACACAGGTCGAGGCGGATACCGGCAACATTGGTGGATCGGAATCCCACGAATTCATGGTCCTGGCCGACACCGGTGAGGATGCGATCCTCTCCTGTCCGGCCTGCGGTTACGGCGCAAACGTCGAAAAGGCTCAGGCAGGTCCGGTCGAGCCGGCGCCCGGGTGGCCACGCGAGTGTCCCGGCTCACCCGAAACCGTTGCCACTCCCGAGATGCGTTCGGTAGAAGAGGTCGCAGAATATCTGGGCATTTCGCCGGCCCACCTCATCAAGACCCTGATCTTCGAGACCGACGAGGAGTTCGTGGCGGTTCTTATCCGGGGAGATCTCGAGGTGAACGAGGTCAAGCTCAAAAACGAGCTCGGCTGCACGCATCTCCAGCTCGCGTCGGAGGCGAAGATTGAGGAAGTCACCGGGGGGCCGCAAGGTTTCTCGGGGCCAGTCGGTCTCGAACGTGTTCGCGTCCTCGCAGATCCATCGGTGACAGCCCTCGAGGTAGCCGCTACCGGCGCCAACGCAGCCGACGCGCACCTGGTCGGCGTCGTCCCCGGCCGCGACTTCGAACCAACCGCGGTGGTCGAGCTTCGCCTGGCGACAGCCGGCGACCCGTGCCCGAAGTGCGGCAAGCCCCTGGTCGAGAAGCGGGGCATCGAGGTCGGGCATATTTTCAAGCTCGGCACCAAGTACTCGAAGGCCATGGGCTGCAACTTCCAGGACGCCGATGGCAACGAGTCCCCGATGATCATGGGCTGCTACGGGCTCGGCGTCGGCCGCACGGTCGCCGCCGCGGTCGAGCAAAACCACGACGACAAGGGCATCGTCTGGCCGCTCCCGCTGGCGCCGTACGAGGTGGTGCTGGTGACGCTCAACTCCGATAAGCCCGAGGTTGTGGAGGCGGCCGAGGCGTTGTACAGCCAGTTCCAGGAGGCCGGCATCGACGTTCTCTTCGACGATCGTACAGAGCGTCCCGGTGTCAAGTTCAACGACATGGATCTGATCGGTTTCCCGGTGCGAGTGGTGCTCGGGAAGCGCGGCCTCGAAGCCGGCGAGGTCGAGATCAGCCTGCGCAAGGATGGTGAAAAAAGGCCGACGCCGATTGCGGAGATGGTGGGGGCCGTGGAGTCACTGCTCAACGAGCTTCGGTCCTAG